Proteins encoded by one window of Arachis ipaensis cultivar K30076 chromosome B04, Araip1.1, whole genome shotgun sequence:
- the LOC107639270 gene encoding DNA-directed RNA polymerases II, IV and V subunit 3 isoform X1 — protein sequence MEGQSYARMPRVKIRELRDDYARFELRDTDASIANALRRVMIAEVPTIAIDLVEIEVNSSVLNDEFIAHRLGLIPLTSDRAMSMRFSRDCDACDGDGQCEFCSVEFHLMAVCRNDETQDVTSSDLISSDHTVVPVDYSESAASIDASDGISGNKKGGITIVKLRKGQEVKLRAIARKGIGKDHAKWSPAATVTFMYEPEIHINEDLMESLTLEEKKEWVESSPTPVFEIDQVTQQVMVVDAEAYTYDDEVIKKAEAMGKPGLVEINAKQDSFIFTVETTGAIKASQLLLNAIEILKQKLDAVRLSEDTVEADDQFGELGAHMRGG from the exons ATGGAAGGCCAATCCTACGCCCGCATGCCGCGCGTGAAGATCCGCGAGCTGAGGGACGACTACGCGCGCTTCGAGCTCCGCGACACCGACGCCTCCATCGCCAATGCGCTCCGGCGCGTGATGATCGCCGAGGTCCCAACCATCGCCATCGACCTCGTCGAAATTGAGGTGAACTCGTCCGTACTCAACGACGAGTTCATCGCTCACCGACTCGGACTGATCCCTCTCACAAGCGACCGGGCGATGAGCATGCGCTTCTCACGTGACTGCGACGCATGTGACGGCGACGGCCAGTGCGAGTTTTGCTCCGTCGAGTTCCACCTTATGGCTGTTTGCAGGAACGATGAGACGCAAGATGTTACGAGCTCCGATCTCATCAGCTCTGACCACACCGTTGTTCCTGTTGATTATTCTGAATCTGCTGCCTCCATTGATGCTTCTGATGGCATAAGCGGCAATAAGAA GGGAGGGATTACAATTGTGAAGTTGCGGAAAGGTCAAGAGGTGAAGCTGAGGGCAATTGCTAGGAAGGGGATTGGCAAAGATCATGCGAAGTGGTCACCGGCTGCAACTGTTACTTTCATGTATGAGCCGGAGATTCACATAAATGAGGATTTGATGGAGAGCTTGACACTTGAGGAGAAAAAAGAATGGGTTGAAAGTAGTCCTACCCCTGTTTTCGAGATTGATCAAGTAACACAACAG GTTATGGTGGTTGATGCCGAGGCATACACCTATGATGATGAGGTCATCAAGAAAGCTGAAGCAATGGGGAAGCCCGGCCTTGTAGAAATCAATGCAAAACAGGATAGCTTTATATTCACTGTGGAAACTACTGGAGCCATAAAAGCTTCTCAGTTGTTGCTAAATGCCATTGAAATCCTGAAGCAGAAGCTGGATGCTGTACGGCTATCTGAGGACACAGTTGAGGCTGATGATCAATTTGGTGAGCTGGGTGCACATATGCGAGGAGGTTGA
- the LOC107639270 gene encoding DNA-directed RNA polymerases II, IV and V subunit 3 isoform X2 has translation MEGQSYARMPRVKIRELRDDYARFELRDTDASIANALRRVMIAEVPTIAIDLVEIEVNSSVLNDEFIAHRLGLIPLTSDRAMSMRFSRDCDACDGDGQCEFCSVEFHLMAVCRNDETQDVTSSDLISSDHTVVPVDYSESAASIDASDGISGNKKGGITIVKLRKGQEVKLRAIARKGIGKDHAKWSPAATVTFMYEPEIHINEDLMESLTLEEKKEWVESSPTPVFEIDQVTQQNQIVM, from the exons ATGGAAGGCCAATCCTACGCCCGCATGCCGCGCGTGAAGATCCGCGAGCTGAGGGACGACTACGCGCGCTTCGAGCTCCGCGACACCGACGCCTCCATCGCCAATGCGCTCCGGCGCGTGATGATCGCCGAGGTCCCAACCATCGCCATCGACCTCGTCGAAATTGAGGTGAACTCGTCCGTACTCAACGACGAGTTCATCGCTCACCGACTCGGACTGATCCCTCTCACAAGCGACCGGGCGATGAGCATGCGCTTCTCACGTGACTGCGACGCATGTGACGGCGACGGCCAGTGCGAGTTTTGCTCCGTCGAGTTCCACCTTATGGCTGTTTGCAGGAACGATGAGACGCAAGATGTTACGAGCTCCGATCTCATCAGCTCTGACCACACCGTTGTTCCTGTTGATTATTCTGAATCTGCTGCCTCCATTGATGCTTCTGATGGCATAAGCGGCAATAAGAA GGGAGGGATTACAATTGTGAAGTTGCGGAAAGGTCAAGAGGTGAAGCTGAGGGCAATTGCTAGGAAGGGGATTGGCAAAGATCATGCGAAGTGGTCACCGGCTGCAACTGTTACTTTCATGTATGAGCCGGAGATTCACATAAATGAGGATTTGATGGAGAGCTTGACACTTGAGGAGAAAAAAGAATGGGTTGAAAGTAGTCCTACCCCTGTTTTCGAGATTGATCAAGTAACACAACAG AATCAAATTGTAATGTAG